The following coding sequences lie in one Paroedura picta isolate Pp20150507F chromosome 10, Ppicta_v3.0, whole genome shotgun sequence genomic window:
- the LOC143819250 gene encoding cytochrome P450 2U1-like produces MGRVEEPPSALLQDPLSSALLGAAGLLLALWWLLGRWPPRGLPPGPKPWPLVGNFAFAVLPHFLGRRALRAVGQPYPYEDAAPGRGSPRPTSTHLTLTQLAKAYGSIFCFFLGSRPIIMLSDFEAVRDALVLQADVFSDRPTLPIVTITTEGKGVVFAPYGPVWKKQRKFSHSTLRHFGLGKLSLEPVILEEFRFMKNEILKHGEKQFNPFPIISNAVSNIICSMALGRRFDYDDVEFKTRLSLISRALEISLNIPIVLVNICPWLYYLPFGPFRELRRIELDIKAFLKKIIAQHRENLDAQNPRDFIDMYLIQVDEEKKTNSKTSFDEDYLLLIIADLFIAGTDTTTNTILWCLLYLSLHPRVQAKVQEEIESVIGRARDPSLADKAQMPFTEATIMEVQRMTVVVPLSIPRMASETTVLQGYTIPKGTVVFCNLWSVHRDPRIWKNPDDFYPERFLDENGRLLKKETFIPFGIGKRVCMGEQLAKMEVFLVLTSLLQHFTFVFPEDLKKPSMEGRFGLTLAPFPFNLIALKR; encoded by the exons ATGGGCCGCGTGGAGGAGCCGCCGTCCGCTCTGCTGCAGGACCCCCTCAGCTCGGCCCTGCTGGGCGCCGCGGGGCTGCTGCTGGCGCTGTGGTGGCTGCTGGGCCGCTGGCCGCCGCGGGGGCTCCCGCCCGGTCCGAAGCCCTGGCCCTTGGTGGGCAACTTCGCCTTCGCCGTCCTGCCCCACTTCCTGGGGCGCCGCGCACTCCGAGCCGTCGGCCAGCCGTACCCCTACGAGGACGCGGCGCCCGGCAGAGGCTCTCCGCGGCCCACCTCGACGCACCTGAcgctcacccagctggccaagGCGTACGGCAGcatcttctgcttcttcctcGGCAGCCGCCCCATCATCATGCTCAGCGACTTCGAGGCCGTGCGCGACGCCCTGGTCCTCCAAGCCGACGTCTTCAGCGACCGGCCCACCTTGCCCATCGTGACCATCACCACTGAGGGAAAGG GTGTGGTGTTTGCACCTTATGGCCCAGTATGGAAAAAACAGCGGAAGTTCTCTCATTCCACTCTCCGCCATTTTGGATTAGGAAAGCTAAGCCTGGAGCCCGTGATCCTTGAAGAATTCAGGTTTATGAAGAATGAAATTCTGAAACATGGAGAGAAGCAGTTTAACCCCTTCCCCATTATCAGCAACGCAGTGTCCAATATCATCTGCTCCATGGCCCTCGGCAGGCGTTTTGACTATGATGATGTTGAGTTTAAGACCAGGCTGAGCCTCATATCACGGGCTCTGGAGATAAGCTTGAACATCCCCATCGTTCTGGTGAACATCTGCCCTTGGCTCTACTACCTCCCTTTTGGTCCCTTCCGAGAACTCCGGCGGATTGAGCTTGACATCAAAGCTTTCCTGAAGAAGATAATTGCACAGCACAGGGAAAACCTGGATGCCCAGAATCCCCGGGACTTCATAGATATGTATCTAATTCAAGTGGATGAAGAAAAAAAGACCAATAGCAAAACCAGCTTTGATGAAGACTACCTGTTACTTATCATTGCGGACCTTTTTATTGCAGGCACAGACACCACAACTAACACAATCCTCTGGTGTCTGCTGTATTTGTCGCTTCACCCACGAGTACAAG CAAAAGTCCAAGAAGAAATTGAATCCGTCATTGGCCGGGCTAGAGATCCTTCCCTTGCTGACAAGGCACAGATGCCCTTCACGGAAGCCACCATCATGGAAGTTCAGAGAATGACGGTGGTTGTCCCTCTTTCTATTCCTCGGATGGCATCAGAAACTACTG tgctcCAGGGCTATACTATTCCCAAAGGAACCGTAGTCTTCTGTAACTTGTGGTCAGTGCACAGAGATCCCAGGATATGGAAGAACCCGGATGATTTCTACCCCGAAAGATTTCTGGATGAAAATGGCCGGCTTCTCAAAAAAGAAACATTCATCCCTTTTGGAATTG gaaaacGTGTGTGCATGGGAGAACAGctagccaagatggaggtcttcttgGTGCTGACGAGCCTCCTGCAACATTTCACTTTCGTGTTCCCAGAAGATTTGAAGAAGCCATCAATGGAAGGAAGATTTGGCCTGACCTTGGCTCCATTTCCATTCAACTtaattgccttaaagagatga